In Dioscorea cayenensis subsp. rotundata cultivar TDr96_F1 chromosome 11, TDr96_F1_v2_PseudoChromosome.rev07_lg8_w22 25.fasta, whole genome shotgun sequence, a single genomic region encodes these proteins:
- the LOC120271644 gene encoding cytochrome P450 94A1-like, which produces MDISFLFLLFLLLPILLILHKKNSSPTQTNFTPLHPYPILGNIPHIFKNRSRMLDWASDLIPLSPTFTSTVSPFIFTANPSNIQHILHSNFDNYPKGGFVSSAMHDFLGHGIFNSNGPLWRLQRKTASFEFNTKSIRSFIFDIVLRETIQVLIPILDHSITTNKILDLQDLLERFAFDNICNLAFGYNPESLAGTSDEGLRFFHAFDEASHIVVKRTGSTIPWQIKKLLNVGSEKRFRQSQGIVNEMVSKFVRLRRKQDDLLSRFADDPSNSDELLLDISINFMIAGRDTTPTALTWFFWILSSRPKIVKQILAEIKSVREKKNDNKDEFFEFEELREMHYLHAALSETMRLYPPVPLLLRVAVNDDVLPDGTGVKKGWYVMYNSYVMGRMKSLWGEDCMEVRPERWLVDGVYRPVSSYKYPVFHGGPRVCLGKEMAYIQMKAVVACVLERFEIEVVEERGEPQLSMTMRMKGGLPVRVKHRNNNTV; this is translated from the coding sequence ATGGACatctccttcctcttcctcctcttcctcctcctcccaaTCCTTCTCATCCTCCATAAGAAAAACTCGTCTCCAACCCAAACCAACTTCACCCCACTCCATCCCTACCCAATACTCGGCAACATCCCCCACATTTTCAAGAACCGTTCACGCATGCTCGACTGGGCTTCTGATCTCATCCCTCTCAGCCCCACCTTCACCTCCACCGTCTCCCCCTTCATCTTCACCGCCAACCCTTCCAACATCCAACACATCCTCCACTCCAACTTCGACAACTACCCAAAGGGCGGCTTTGTCTCCTCCGCCATGCACGATTTCCTCGGCCACGGCATCTTCAACTCCAACGGCCCTCTCTGGCGTCTCCAACGCAAGACCGCCAGCTTCGAATTCAACACCAAGTCCATCCGTTCCTTCATCTTCGATATAGTCCTCCGGGAAACCATCCAAGTCCTCATCCCAATCCTCGATCACTCGATCACAACCAACAAAATCCTCGATCTCCAAGACCTACTCGAACGCTTCGCCTTCGACAATATCTGCAACCTTGCCTTCGGCTACAACCCTGAGTCTCTCGCCGGTACCAGTGACGAGGGCCTCAGATTCTTCCACGCCTTTGATGAAGCCTCCCACATCGTCGTCAAACGCACCGGCAGCACCATTCCCTGGCAAATCAAGAAGCTTCTTAATGTTGGTTCCGAGAAAAGATTCAGACAATCGCAAGGAATAGTAAATGAGATGGTGTCTAAGTTCGTGAGGTTAAGAAGGAAACAAGATGATCTTCTTTCTCGTTTCGCTGATGATCCTAGTAATTCTGATGAACTGTTACTTGATATTAGCATCAACTTCATGATTGCCGGCCGTGATACTACTCCCACAGCCTTGACTTGGTTTTTCTGGATCTTATCTTCAAGACCAAAAATAGTCAAACAAATCTTGGCGGAGATCAAATCAGTAAGAGAGAAGAAGAACGACAACAAAGATGAGTTTTTTGAGTTTGAGGAGTTACGAGAGATGCATTACTTGCACGCGGCGTTGTCGGAGACGATGAGGTTGTACCCGCCGGTGCCGTTGTTGCTGCGGGTGGCAGTGAACGATGACGTGTTGCCGGATGGGACGGGAGTGAAAAAGGGGTGGTACGTGATGTATAACTCGTATGTGATGGGGAGGATGAAGAGTTTATGGGGGGAAGATTGCATGGAGGTGAGGCCGGAGAGGTGGTTGGTGGATGGGGTTTACCGGCCGGTGAGTTCTTATAAGTATCCGGTGTTTCATGGAGGGCCAAGAGTTTGTCTTGGAAAAGAGATGGCGTATATTCAGATGAAGGCAGTGGTTGCTtgtgttttggagaggtttgagatTGAGGTGGTGGAGGAGCGTGGGGAGCCACAGCTTTCCATGACCATGAGGATGAAGGGTGGCTTGCCTGTCAGGGTCAAGCATAGAAACAACAACactgtttga
- the LOC120271645 gene encoding pentatricopeptide repeat-containing protein DOT4, chloroplastic-like: MIYGYATNGFFTESIQLFLDMQRCCIRPNSFTFVAVFVALAGMQSSKLIECIHGEVIKYGVESNHFVGTALLDAYAKCGNVIDSYSVFSEMNSPSLVSCNGMISAFVLNDLFEEALLLFKRMRALGAMPNSITMLKISQSCIGYESFEFCSSVHADIIKLGLCSHVPVMNAVLEMYLSVGNLECGMCFFSEMDVRDVISWTMMIGFYLDTGCAAEALYMFSEMRANGVEPDTIILVYVISACAITGDLKMGRCAQSQAIIHGFGTELPVMNSLIKLYSRGGDSKSARIIFDRVSKKSLVSWTAMISGYVYNRQPGEGLELVMGMRSLESFSLDSVVLVCAITACGETASFRTCKQFHACGLKLGLLHGKGIQNSLVSAYGKCGNADFAFRVFQEMVCLDIVSWNAMITSYGINGKGKEAVALFQNMEKCGQEVDCVTYLSLLMACNYAGLVNDGLIILNKMLKDERVEPREEHYACLIDMLSRAGRLEEAENIVNMQLYGVSPNVWKALLGGANIHSDIRLAEIAAERVFYMDSKDSGHVVQLSNAFASVGKFEHAETLRMRIRKNGLVKKTGLSLLDALPSDVG; the protein is encoded by the coding sequence ATGATTTATGGTTATGCAACCAATGGCTTCTTCACTGAATCAATTCAACTGTTTCTGGACATGCAGAGGTGCTGCATTCGTCCCAATTCATTCACCTTTGTGGCTGTTTTTGTTGCTTTGGCTGGCATGCAGAGTTCAAAACTCATAGAGTGCATCCATGGAGAAGTGATTAAATATGGAGTTGAATCCAATCATTTTGTGGGAACTGCATTGTTGGATGCTTATGCTAAGTGTGGAAATGTGATTGATTCATATAGTGTGTTTTCAGAAATGAATAGCCCGAGTTTGGTTTCATGTAATGGGATGATCTCTGCATTTGTGCTCAATGACTTGTTTGAGGAGGCTTTGTTGCTATTTAAGCGAATGCGGGCGTTGGGTGCCATGCCGAACTCTATAACCATGTTGAAGATCAGTCAGAGTTGCATTGGTTATGAATCGTTTGAATTTTGCAGCAGTGTACATGCAGACATTATTAAGCTCGGGCTTTGTTCGCATGTGCCTGTGATGAATGCAGTCTTAGAGATGTACTTGAGTGTTGGAAATTTAGAGTGTGGGATGTGTTTCTTCAGTGAGATGGATGTCAGGGATGTCATTAGTTGGACGATGATGATCGGTTTTTATTTGGATACTGGATGTGCTGCAGAAGCTCTATATATGTTCAGTGAAATGAGAGCTAATGGAGTTGAGCCTGATACAATAATATTGGTATATGTCATCAGTGCATGTGCAATAACCGGAGATTTAAAAATGGGAAGATGTGCTCAAAGTCAAGCAATTATACATGGATTTGGAACAGAGCTTCCTGTTATGAATTCTCTGATAAAATTGTATTCAAGAGGTGGAGATTCAAAATCTGCAAGAATTATATTTGATCGAGTATCTAAAAAGAGTTTGGTGTCATGGACTGCAATGATCTCAGGATACGTTTACAATAGACAGCCTGGAGAAGGATTGGAATTGGTGATGGGAATGAGATCTTTAGAAAGTTTTAGTCTTGATTCAGTAGTGTTAGTCTGTGCAATAACAGCATGTGGTGAGACAGCGAGCTTCAGGACATGCAAGCAATTCCATGCTTGTGGTCTGAAATTAGGCTTGCTCCATGGCAAAGGAATACAAAACAGTCTTGTTTCAGCTTATGGGAAATGTGGGAATGCAGATTTTGCGTTCAGAGTTTTTCAGGAGATGGTTTGCCTGGACATAGTTTCTTGGAATGCAATGATCACATCGTATGGAATTAatggaaagggaaaagaagCAGTGGCTCTCTTTCAGAACATGGAGAAATGCGGGCAAGAAGTGGATTGTGTGACTTATCTAAGCTTGTTGATGGCTTGCAACTATGCCGGTTTGGTGAACGATGGACTGATTATTTTGAATAAGATGTTGAAAGACGAGAGGGTTGAGCCTAGAGAAGAACATTATGCGTGCTTAATCGACATGCTTTCAAGGGCTGGGCGATTAGAAGAAGCTGAAAATATTGTGAACATGCAACTTTATGGAGTTAGTCCTAATGTTTGGAAGGCATTGCTTGGCGGAGCGAATATCCACAGTGACATTAGATTGGCAGAAATAGCGGCAGAGAGAGTGTTTTATATGGATTCAAAGGATTCTGGCCATGTTGTGCAGCTATCAAATGCATTTGCATCAGTTGGGAAGTTTGAACATGCTGAGACTTTGAGAATGAGGATTCGGAAAAATGGTCTGGTTAAGAAGACAGGCTTAAGTTTGCTTGATGCATTGCCGAGTGATGTTGGTTAG